The nucleotide sequence TCGGCAGGGCGTCGGCCGACCCCGACGCCGGAGCCGCCGATGACCCGCAAGCGATTCGAACGCCTCGTCGAGGCCGCCCTTCGAACGATCCCGGCTAGGTTCCGCCGGGAGTTCCGGAACGTCGCCGTGGTCGTGGAAGACGAGCCGTCGCCCGACCTGCTGGCCGACATGGGCATCGAGCCGCCCGATACGTTGTACGGGCTCTACCAGGGCACACCGCTGCCCGATCGCGGGTGGTCGTACGGCAACACCGAGCCCGATCGCATCTCGATCTACCAGCGTCCGATCGAGGAAGACGCGGAGAGCGACGACGACATCATCGTCATGATCGGCGAGACGGTGATTCACGAGTTTGGCCACTACTTCGGCATGAGCGAA is from Acidobacteriota bacterium and encodes:
- a CDS encoding metallopeptidase family protein, which translates into the protein MTRKRFERLVEAALRTIPARFRREFRNVAVVVEDEPSPDLLADMGIEPPDTLYGLYQGTPLPDRGWSYGNTEPDRISIYQRPIEEDAESDDDIIVMIGETVIHEFGHYFGMSEDEIEEIEEKYWRGEAEHA